The DNA segment ACGTGGCCGCCGAAGAAGGCGAAGGCGTTGATCTCATCGTTTTGCAGTAAGAAGAAATAAAAGGGCGTTTTGACTCCCGTGGCGTGGGCGACCAATTTATTGCCCAGTTCAGTCAAATATTGGCTCAATACCGGATCGTTCAGCATCGGCGCCGATGAGCGAATAACGCGCATATAGGCATCGCCATAGACCATTTCTTTTTCTAGGCTGAAGGTATTGACGGCGGCGGTGCCCAAGTCGGGCAAGTCGTTGTTGGCAAAACTCTTTGCGGCTCCACCGAGTAACATTAATGAAAGCACACTCGCCGCAAGGGGTTTACATCGGGTCAAAAACGTCAAATTACGCAAGTGGATCCTTTATCTCTTTTAATTGTCTCAACTAAGGCGAGGGAGCCCTTAGCTTGTAGTTTGAGTTGCAACTTAGGATAATAGCCCAAGTTCATTCATAGCAAGTTCATTATGATTTTTATTGATTTAACATCATTTCGCTGCCCCGTTCCCTTGGTTAAGGTCAAACTTGCGTTGAAGTCCGTGTCTGCTGGCGACAGCTTACATATCCTACTCTCAGACCCAGGTTCCCGCCGAGATGTTCCCGCGTTTTTTAAAAAACAGGGGCATACCATCGTGATATTGCAAGATGACGCCAGTCAGTTAGGGTTATTAATCACAAAAGTTGATTTATCGCAGGGATAAGTCTGCACAAAGCATGATTCAATGCCGCAGTAAAAATGGCCAGTTAGCATCGCGGGTTGCAACTTCGCCTTTGTGTGTCGGTCATAGGTAGCAGTTAACTGATTTTCAAGCATATACACAGTAAAACGGATGCGATAAGGTTAACCACCAAAGCATAAGCATCTTTCCTGCGTTTTCGGAAAGCCAATCACCTCATTGGAACGAATTCATGTTTAGTTTTTTCTCTCGTTGGTATCAAGAGCGCTTTAGCGATCCTCAGGCGGTGACGTTGCTCGCCATTCTCGTCGGCCTTGCCCTAGTGTTGTATTTTGCGGGTGGCTTATTAGCGCCGTTACTGGTGGCGTTAGTGCTGGCCTTTTTGCTCGAATGGCCCGTGGCGCAAATGCTGAAATTGGGGATTAATCGCACGACTGGCGCTTCTTTAGTGCTAGTGCTGTTTTTAGGGATTGTGGTGCTGTTGACCTTTGGCCTTATCCCGAGCGTGTGGCGCCAAGGCGTGAGTCTGATGACAGATTTGCCGAGTATGATCGACAAAGGCTTACAAACCTTGCAGGGATTGGCGACCCAGTATCCGCAGTTTGTCAGCTCAGAGCAGCTCAATTTAATGGTCGCCGAGCTTAAAAAACTGCTCGATACCCAGCATCTGCTCGATATTGCCAAGCAGTTGATTGGTTATTCGGCCTCGTTATTGGTGCTGATGGTGTACGCCATTTTAGTGCCCTTATTAGTGTTCTTCTTTTTGAAGGATAAGGACCTGCTGATCAGTGGTAGCAAACGTTTTTTCCCCACTAATCGACAGCTTGCCCGCAAGGTATGGTTTGAAATGCACCAGCAGATCTTCAACTATATCCGCGGCAAAGTGATTGAGATTGTGATTGTCGGAGTAGCGAGCTACATCTTCTTTGCCTTTATGGGGCTGAGATACTCGGCTTTACTCGGGGTGTTGACTGGTTTGTCGGTGCTCATTCCCTATGTGGGCGCAACTTTAGTGACCTTGCCCATCATGTTGGTGGCCTTCTTCCAGTGGGGCTTTAGCTCCGAGTTTGGCTATTTGATGTTAGGTTACGGCATTATTCAGGCGTTAGATGGCAACGTGCTGGTGCCTATCCTGTTTTCCGATGCAGTGGATTTACACCCTGTCATCATTATCGCCGCCGTGTTGGTGTTTGGTGGTTTATGGGGCGTTTGGGGCGTGTTCTTTGCCATTCCATTGGCCTCCTTGGTGAAAGCGGTGATCAATGCCTGGCCTAAAACCGAGATTGAACCCGTGGCGATAACGCAGGTGAAGGCGGATTCGGCAGAAGCCTAAGCCGCTGGCAGTAGGTAAAAACTCATAGAAAACAAACTGAGCCTGAGTGCTCAGTTTTTTTATTCGCTAACTATTTGTACTAACAATTGTTTTACTCACTCTTGCTGAACTCATCATTGCTGTAATAGATGCTGCGCGGTGGCGGCGAGGGCGCGATAGACCAAGGTCGTTTGCTTGGCCTTTATATTCCAATGTTGCCAATAGAGGGGGACCCGAATGCGTTTTTCTGGGGTGAGCTCAATTAATATGCCTTTGTCTATCAAAGGTTTTGCCTGTAAGTGTCCCACTAAACCATAACCCAGACTTAAGTTAATCGCCTCTAAAAAACTCTCCGATGAGGGAATGCTGTGTTGCCACCATTGGCCTGGCAACATTTGAAAATACTGGGCGAGGTACTTTTCATGCATTTTATCTTTGGTTGAAAACACCACAGCCGGGGCTTTCGCGAGCTGTGCTTGGGTAATTTGAGCGCCGACATCATCGTTATTTTTTGCCCATTCGAAATAACGCGCCGCAAATGCTGGGGTCGCGACGCACATATATTCCATGGTTCCTAAAAACTCGCTGCTACAACCGGCCATAGGGTTGGTCGTTGTGGTCACGCAACCGACGGCATCACCGTTTTTCAATAGGTGATGGGTGTAGGACTCATCATCGACAATCAATTCCAGTAGCCAAGCATGTCGGCTAAACATATCGGCCAAGGCGGGCAAAAACCATGTCGCTAAACTGTCGGCATTGACGGCAATTCGCACCGTCGTGGGATGGTTTGGGTCATCGGCATCTAACTCGGCTCTCAATTCACTCTCGAGTAATTGCACCTGAGAATAGTGGCGCAATAAACGTTTACCCGTGGGGGTTGCCACCACGGGCGTTGAGCGGATAAGTAAGGATTGGCCGACTCGTTCTTCTAATTGTCTAACGCGCTGTGACACCGCCGATTGAGTGATATGCAACACTTTGGCGGCGCGCTCGAAGCCGCCTTCGGAGACGACGACCGCAAGCGCTTTAAGATTGGCGTATTCCAACATGATTGCCGTCCTTAAAATTATTAATTTTACTTATGATACATAAAAAACATTAGTTATATTAATTTTGTTGTTTTGTCTATGCTAGCGCCTTCTTCAGACATGAGAGGTAGTTATGCAAACGGCGTTTATACAAGGTATGGGCATAGGTGGTAGTTTGATTATTGCCGTAGGGGCGCAAAATGCCTTTGTGCTAAAGCAGGGGATTAAGCGAGCTTATCCTTTGCCGATTGCGCTGCTTTGTTCAATCATCGATGCCTTAATGATCACTGCGGGTGTGGCGGGGCTTGGGCACATTATCGAAGCTTTCCCGACTATCAAACATGTGGCCAGTTTTGGGGGGGCCGCCTTTTTGATTTGGTACGGTGCCAATGCGCTTAAGGCCTCGTTTGTCGCTAAAGGGATGGAGATGGGCAATGCGCAAAATGCCGACACTTTGCGTAAGGCCATGCTGACCACGCTTGGGATCAGCCTGCTCAATCCACACCTCTATTTGGACACCGTCGTGCTACTGGGGAGCATTAGTACTCAGTTCGAAGATGCCCATCGTCCTTGGTTTGGTGCGGGCGCGGTACTGGCTTCGTTTATCTGGTTCTTCAGCTTAAGTTTTGGTGCGCGTTTATTGGCGCCGATATTTAGCCGCCCAGCGGCGTGGCGATACTTAGATCGCTTTATTTGGTTGACCATGTGGAGCATCGCCGCGGCAATTATGTGGCCTTATCTGGCATAATCTTGGGTGATTAAGCGGCATCCGCTTGAATTTATTCCACAAAGCAGGTTGATTTTTAGACGCAAGCTGAAAATTTTTCATGAAAAAAGGCCCTGATAAAGGGCCTTTTTGCGTTCAACTGCTAATTTTTTGTACGCCGTGTTGAGCCGAGAGGCATTAATACGGCACTAAAATGCGCAATTAACCAGCAATTTGCGCCAGCACGACTTGGTGATGATCGTTGGTTTTAAACTTATCGAACACGTGGGCAATGGTGCCGTCGGTATTGATGAGGAAGCTCAATCTATGGATACCGTCGTAGATTTTGCCCATAAACTTCTTCTCGCCCCACACGCCAAAGGCATCGGCCACGCTGTGGTCTTCATCGCTGAGCAGGGTAAAGTTAAGTGACTGTTTTTCTGCAAACTTAGCTAATTTGGCCACGGGATCAGGACTAATGCCAAGTACGGTCACTTTGTGGCTGTCCAGTTCAGCTTTGCTGTCACGTAAACCACAGGCTTGCACTGTGCAACCAGGGGTTGAAGCCTTAGGGTAAAAGTAGACTAAAACCGGGCCGCGCGTTAAGCATTCTTGTAGGGAAACAGCATTACCTTGTTGATCTTGAAGGGTAAATAGCGGCGCTTTCGCGCCAGCGGTTAATGTGTTCATCAATTATCCTCTATCGCTTCTTGAGGTGGTGCCTTCCATGCGTCTAATGGTGCAATCCAGTGCCATTTCTTCAGAGAGTTGATAGATACTCTTTTCGAGCTTTTCTAGTTCAACTTTTTCAGGAATATTGATGGTTAACGAAATCGTCTGGGTTTGCTCACCGTTGTCGAGTTCTTCAGAGAAAGAGCGTACTGCGGCTAAGTCTAAGGAACGGTCGGCGAGGAACTGGGTGATAAGCTTCATGGTGCCGCGCTGATCCTTACCGGTAAAGCGCACTTCGAGGCGTGAAAGGTAGTTTTGCGGCGTATGTTTAGAGGTGCGCTTCATCACTGTCATCAGTTCTAATTCAACACTGAGACTCGGGAGCAGGCTTTCAATTTTCGTTATGGATGCCCACGAACCTGACAACATCATGATTAAGGTAAATTCGTTACCAAATAATGCCATACGGCTGTCGACGATATCGCAGTCACAGTCGCTGGCAAGCCGAGCTAGTTTACTTACGAGTCCAGGACGGTCTACGCCCATTGCGGTTACGACCAGGAAATTGGTCATGAATTGTCCTCACTTTTTCGATATCATAGAGCGAAAACTCGAGACTGAGTGCCGAGTTTTTGTGCGGGATGTAATGCTACCATAACTAATTCAATTTGAGAGCCCCGTTAGTGCTTGTCATTAATGGTTGGCATCAGTACCATAGCGAATCCTGAAATTTTGGGGAAGTCAGATGATAAACGGAAGCATCGTAGCCTTAATCACGCCAATGAACAGTGATGGCTCAGTAGATTTTGCAAGTCTTGAAAGGTTAGTCGAATTCCATATTGACCAAGGCACAGACGCCATCGTCGCCGTGGGCACTACCGGCGAGTCAGCGACTCTGCCAATGAATGAGCACGTTACTGTGGTCGCGCAAACGGTTAAGTTTGCTGCAGGCCGTATTCCTGTGATTGGTGGCAATGGCGCGAATGCGACATCTGAAGCTATCGAACTCACCAAGTCTTTATCTAAAGTAGGGGTTGCCGCCATGTTAGGCGTGACACCTTACTACAATAAACCCACGCCAAAGGGCTTAGTCGCGCACTATAAAGCTGTGGCGGCGAGCACGGATATTCCGCAAATTCTCTATAACGTACCAGGACGCACCGCCGTCGACATGAAGCCCGAAACCGTGGCCGAATTGGTCGCTGTGAGCAATATTATTGGCGTTAAAGAAGCCACGGGCGATGTATCACGCGTACAGCGTTTACGTGAGCTTTGCGGTAATGACTTTATGTTGTACAGCGGCGATGACGCAACGGCGAGGGAGTTTTTACTCCTTGGCGGTAATGGCGTAATCTCAGTTGCTAACAACATAGTGCCAAAAGCATTTAAAGCCATGTGTGATGCAGCACTGGCGGGCAATGCCGAATTAGCGGCGAGCATCGATGAGCCGCTGCGTGGTCTGTATAGCACACTGTTCTGTGAAGCGAACCCAATTCCTGTGAAGTGGGCTGCTCACCGTATGGGACTGATTGAGTGTGGCCATATTCGTTTACCTTTGACTGAACTTTCTGAGCAATGTCATGGTCTGTTGTTAGATGCAATGACTCGCGCCCAGATAGAGGTTAAATAATTAATGTTAAAGAAAGTCACCCCACTGTTCCTAGTTGCTGCCGTTGCAGCTTGTAGCTCGCCATTAGAGCGTCGCCAAGCAAACGGCGGTGAAGACTATGTGCAGGCCGAGCAAGCGCCAATGCTGAAGATCCCCGAGGGATTAAAAGCACCGCCATACAATAAAGAATTTGAAGTGCCTAACTTAGGGCCGAAGGCGAATTCCGCGCTGGTTGGTAAAAACCTCGATATCCGTCCTCCACTGCAAGTACTGCCAATGGCAGAAGGTACGCACGTGGAAGAGGGCAGCGATAACATCAAGATCGTGGTTGAATCTATTGATAACAGCGTCGATCTTAAGCAAGAGATCTTTACTAACTTAGATGGTTTCTTTGCTAAGCAAGGCATTAGCATCCGCAACCGTGATTTCGATAAAGGTACTATCGAAACCGATTGGATTGAAAACACGGAAGTGCTTGAATCGAGCCTCTGGGGTTCGGATAAAGAGTATCTGCTGCGTCAACGTTATCGCTTCGATGTCGAAACCCGTCCACACGGCCGTACCGCCAATATCGTTATTCACTTGGTTGAACACCAAGAGTTTTACGACGGTAAAGAGCAAGATGTCCTGTTAAGCAGCGAAGATAAACAGCGTTACACCATCGACATGCTGAACAGCTCTATCGCTTATATGAGTGTGAAGCGCGAGCAAGCGATTCAAGCGAACCGTCTGAAGCAGACCTTAGGGATCAATGTGGATCTAGTGACACCTGAAGAAGGTGCCGCTTACTGGTCCGCGAAAGCGCCATACAAGCAAGTGTGGGAACGTCTGCGTATCGTGCTGCCAGAAATGGGCTTTGAAATTGCCGATATGGATAGCGCCAAGGGCTTATACTTCATTAAGTTTACCGACAACTCTGGTTTCTGGAGTTCGTTGTGGAACGACAAGCAATTGGCCCTGAAGGAAGGCAGTTACCGCATACTGCTGGAAGACGGTGATAGCCCAGAGGAAACTAAAATCCTGCTGCGCGACGGTGAAGACCAACCACTGTCAAATGACGTCGTGACCAATGTGTACCAGTCATTGTCTAGCCTGATGAAAGAAGAGCGCAAACTGCGTTAATTCTATCTCAGTCAAAAAAGGGCGATTTATCGCCCTTTTTTGTACCTGCCATTTGAGCACCGCTGTGCTCGCCCTGCGCGTTAACTATACAGAATGATGTTTCAGAATATTTCTGGCGTATATCAATATTTAAAGCATGGTTTTAGATAAACTGGTTGTAATTTTGATATTTGTTGAAGCAATTCGCTGAAAATGCCAATTATCCTACTGTATTCTTAATCCATCTTCCCCTTTCTGACTCGAATCGCCGTTTATTACATATTTTATGCAGTTGGCGTAATTTGTAAGAAAAAGTAAAACGTATTGATGCAATGATGCGAGTGGGTAAACTAGCCGTCACTAATGCGAGTCATCATCATTTGGAAGCCAGATGAAAAAAATCATAATTATCATCGCCATTTTGGCTGCGGGCTGGTTTGGATACCAAAGTATGCAACCCCAAGAGACGCAGCAAGCTAAAATTAAGCTCACCCCTAATGTGGTCATCGCGACGGCCGCCATGGCCCCAGTGCGTGACGAAGTCGAAGCCATAGGCACCAACAAGGCCTTTGAGTCTGTCACTATCACGCCGAAAGTCACCGATGTAGTTACTTCGCTCAAATTTGGTGATGGTGATATCGTCAAAAAGGGCGACTTATTGGTGCAACTGCAAAATGCTGAGCAGATAGCCAAAGTGAAAGTGGCGCAGGTGAAGGTGAGCGACAACCAGCGCGAATTAGCGCGGATCAGCTCTCTGGTGACCAGCCGCACTGTGGCAGAGTTAGAACGTGACCGCCTGCAAACCTTAATCGATACCACCCGCGCCGAGTTAGAGCAGGCACAATCGTCCCTCAATGATCGCAGCATAGTGGCGCCCTTTAATGGCCGTTTAGGCCTGCGCCAAGTGAGTGTGGGTAGCCTAGTGACTCCGGGTACTGAGATCACCACACTCGATGATATTTCTAAGATTAAATTAGACTTTTCTGTGCCTGAGCGCTTTATTCAAGACCTGCAGCCCGGCAAGCAAGTTGAAGCCAAAGCCGTGGCGTTCCCCGATGAAATCTTTAAAGGCAAAGTGATTTCTATCGATAGCCGTGTAAACCCAACCACTCGCGCTGTGATTGTACGCGCAGAAATCCCAAATCCTGATTTACGTTTACTGCCTGGCATGCTGATGAAGGTGAAACTCATCAAGCGCAGCCGCGAAGCCTTGATGCTGCCTGAGTCGGCGATTATCCCGATCCAAAAAGAGCACTTTGTTTACAGCGTCAATAAAGACAATGTGATTGAGCGTAAGCAAGTCACCATTGGTATTCGTACCCGTGGTTGGGTTGAAATCCTCGGTGGTTTAGAGATTGGTGAAAACGTGGTGATCCGCGGGCTACTTAAAGTGCACCCAGGCGATGTGGTTAAAACCGAATTGGCTGAGAAGTTTAGCTA comes from the Shewanella mangrovisoli genome and includes:
- a CDS encoding sulfurtransferase TusA family protein, producing MIFIDLTSFRCPVPLVKVKLALKSVSAGDSLHILLSDPGSRRDVPAFFKKQGHTIVILQDDASQLGLLITKVDLSQG
- a CDS encoding AI-2E family transporter produces the protein MFSFFSRWYQERFSDPQAVTLLAILVGLALVLYFAGGLLAPLLVALVLAFLLEWPVAQMLKLGINRTTGASLVLVLFLGIVVLLTFGLIPSVWRQGVSLMTDLPSMIDKGLQTLQGLATQYPQFVSSEQLNLMVAELKKLLDTQHLLDIAKQLIGYSASLLVLMVYAILVPLLVFFFLKDKDLLISGSKRFFPTNRQLARKVWFEMHQQIFNYIRGKVIEIVIVGVASYIFFAFMGLRYSALLGVLTGLSVLIPYVGATLVTLPIMLVAFFQWGFSSEFGYLMLGYGIIQALDGNVLVPILFSDAVDLHPVIIIAAVLVFGGLWGVWGVFFAIPLASLVKAVINAWPKTEIEPVAITQVKADSAEA
- a CDS encoding LysR family transcriptional regulator ArgP, with protein sequence MLEYANLKALAVVVSEGGFERAAKVLHITQSAVSQRVRQLEERVGQSLLIRSTPVVATPTGKRLLRHYSQVQLLESELRAELDADDPNHPTTVRIAVNADSLATWFLPALADMFSRHAWLLELIVDDESYTHHLLKNGDAVGCVTTTTNPMAGCSSEFLGTMEYMCVATPAFAARYFEWAKNNDDVGAQITQAQLAKAPAVVFSTKDKMHEKYLAQYFQMLPGQWWQHSIPSSESFLEAINLSLGYGLVGHLQAKPLIDKGILIELTPEKRIRVPLYWQHWNIKAKQTTLVYRALAATAQHLLQQ
- a CDS encoding LysE/ArgO family amino acid transporter, translating into MQTAFIQGMGIGGSLIIAVGAQNAFVLKQGIKRAYPLPIALLCSIIDALMITAGVAGLGHIIEAFPTIKHVASFGGAAFLIWYGANALKASFVAKGMEMGNAQNADTLRKAMLTTLGISLLNPHLYLDTVVLLGSISTQFEDAHRPWFGAGAVLASFIWFFSLSFGARLLAPIFSRPAAWRYLDRFIWLTMWSIAAAIMWPYLA
- the bcp gene encoding thioredoxin-dependent thiol peroxidase, with product MNTLTAGAKAPLFTLQDQQGNAVSLQECLTRGPVLVYFYPKASTPGCTVQACGLRDSKAELDSHKVTVLGISPDPVAKLAKFAEKQSLNFTLLSDEDHSVADAFGVWGEKKFMGKIYDGIHRLSFLINTDGTIAHVFDKFKTNDHHQVVLAQIAG
- a CDS encoding glycine cleavage system protein R, with amino-acid sequence MTNFLVVTAMGVDRPGLVSKLARLASDCDCDIVDSRMALFGNEFTLIMMLSGSWASITKIESLLPSLSVELELMTVMKRTSKHTPQNYLSRLEVRFTGKDQRGTMKLITQFLADRSLDLAAVRSFSEELDNGEQTQTISLTINIPEKVELEKLEKSIYQLSEEMALDCTIRRMEGTTSRSDRG
- the dapA gene encoding 4-hydroxy-tetrahydrodipicolinate synthase, translated to MINGSIVALITPMNSDGSVDFASLERLVEFHIDQGTDAIVAVGTTGESATLPMNEHVTVVAQTVKFAAGRIPVIGGNGANATSEAIELTKSLSKVGVAAMLGVTPYYNKPTPKGLVAHYKAVAASTDIPQILYNVPGRTAVDMKPETVAELVAVSNIIGVKEATGDVSRVQRLRELCGNDFMLYSGDDATAREFLLLGGNGVISVANNIVPKAFKAMCDAALAGNAELAASIDEPLRGLYSTLFCEANPIPVKWAAHRMGLIECGHIRLPLTELSEQCHGLLLDAMTRAQIEVK
- the bamC gene encoding outer membrane protein assembly factor BamC, with the translated sequence MLKKVTPLFLVAAVAACSSPLERRQANGGEDYVQAEQAPMLKIPEGLKAPPYNKEFEVPNLGPKANSALVGKNLDIRPPLQVLPMAEGTHVEEGSDNIKIVVESIDNSVDLKQEIFTNLDGFFAKQGISIRNRDFDKGTIETDWIENTEVLESSLWGSDKEYLLRQRYRFDVETRPHGRTANIVIHLVEHQEFYDGKEQDVLLSSEDKQRYTIDMLNSSIAYMSVKREQAIQANRLKQTLGINVDLVTPEEGAAYWSAKAPYKQVWERLRIVLPEMGFEIADMDSAKGLYFIKFTDNSGFWSSLWNDKQLALKEGSYRILLEDGDSPEETKILLRDGEDQPLSNDVVTNVYQSLSSLMKEERKLR
- a CDS encoding efflux RND transporter periplasmic adaptor subunit — translated: MKKIIIIIAILAAGWFGYQSMQPQETQQAKIKLTPNVVIATAAMAPVRDEVEAIGTNKAFESVTITPKVTDVVTSLKFGDGDIVKKGDLLVQLQNAEQIAKVKVAQVKVSDNQRELARISSLVTSRTVAELERDRLQTLIDTTRAELEQAQSSLNDRSIVAPFNGRLGLRQVSVGSLVTPGTEITTLDDISKIKLDFSVPERFIQDLQPGKQVEAKAVAFPDEIFKGKVISIDSRVNPTTRAVIVRAEIPNPDLRLLPGMLMKVKLIKRSREALMLPESAIIPIQKEHFVYSVNKDNVIERKQVTIGIRTRGWVEILGGLEIGENVVIRGLLKVHPGDVVKTELAEKFSYLSDANAEPSV